In Vibrio fluvialis, the DNA window CTGCACGTTTCACCTTCTGCAATCAGTCGAAAAGTGTCGCAACTTGAAGCTCAGCTTAACGTCCGTCTGATGGATCGGATTGGCCGTGGCGTCAATCTCACTCAGTCCGGCCTTCGCTTAGCCGAGTACATTCAGGACATCAACCAACGGAAAAATGATCTGGTGTCCGACCTGTCTGAAATCGAGCATCTGCAAACCGGAACGCTGCGCCTTTCTGTGGGAGGCGGTTTTATTCCGGACCTCATCAATCATGCCATCGCACAATTTTCTCACCGCCATCCGGGCGTCAAACTGATCCTACAGGTCGGTGGTGGAGATGACGTCATTGAAGGTATTAAGAGTGAGGAAGCCGATATCGGCATTCTGCTGAACGCGCCTCAGGATACCAAGGTGGATGTCCTGTTCTCCTGTCCGTTTCAGGAGCTGAGCCTGCTTGTACCGCCGCAGAGTCCATGGGCAAACATTCAGCTCTGCTCGCCTACACAACTCGCGGAGATCCCGCTCGCGCTGCTCAATGAAAGTTTCAGCATAAGACGTGCCATCAATCTTTATGAGGCGCGGCAGGAAATTCGCCTCAAAGAGATTCTGCTGTGTAACTCGTTTGAAGCGCTCAAGAGCTTACGTGCGAAGCCGGGCTTGGCGGAACGTTACTGCCGAAAGTCTGCGTGACGAAAGAGCTGAAAAAATCAGTCCTTTGTGGCTATCGATATTGAAGGTATGCACACCCTGGACACCTCCGTTGATCTGGTGATTCGAAAAGGCAGGCCGCTCAGTGCCTCCATTCGAGAGATGAGAGATTGTATCGTCACCAGCATGAGTGCGTTTAATGCCGGCCTATGAGCCTGCGTTAAACGCAAACTCACGCCAGTTCCGGCTCTGATTCCTGCTGCTTGCTGACCTGAACATACAGCCCGATACCGGACAACGCGCCGAGCACGGCGAAGGTCAGCCCACAACCAACCGGATGGAAACTGCGGTAAATCCAGCAACCAACCCGCTCCCCAGTTTTCCCGCAAATGCAAAAAGCCGCCGATACAAGAATAGAGGCCGTAATAACTGGCCAATTTGGACGGCGTGGCGAAGCGTGGCACGTAGGCACCAATCAGCGGATAAACCATCATTGAACCGGAGCTGAGCAGTATCGCGCACAGCACAAACGGCAATGGTGGCCACGGCGTAAAGTGCAGATTCAGCGCCAGAAATGCACTGCCCATCAACGCCATGCCAATCCCCATCCCTTTGGCGATACCAAGCTGTTTGTCCACCCAGTGACTGACTGGCAGTTGTAACAACACGCCCATCAATGACGACACCATAAATACCCAAGTGATCACCGACGGATCGCCAGTCTGAACCCGAGCCTGATGCGGAATAGACAGGTACAACTGATGAAACAGGATTTGATAGACGCACGCAGCGAATACAAAACGCATGAAGGGTTTGTTTTTCAGCATCGCCCACCAATCTAGCAGGAACAGTTGTTTTTCTGTCGCCGCCGGGGCGTGAACGTCTTTCGGCAGGTAATACCATTGCAGCAGAAGCAGAATGAAGAACACGCCTGCCGCCGAGAGTCCGACCCACATAAAGCTGACCGAGAACAACGTCAGACCAATCAGTGGGCCCAGCAACATCCCCGCTTCACTGGCCAGATTCTGCAAAGCAAACACTCGGTTACGCTCGCGAGCGTTCGGGTATTCCGAGGACAAATACGCCTGACTGCTGGGCGTAAACAGCGCGCCAGCAAAGCCGGTGCAAAACGCACCAACAAGAATCGCCGCAAAGCTGTCGCTGATCCCAAGCAAAAAGAAACCCACAATGCGGACGGCGCAACCGCACAGGATCATCGGTTTATAGCCGAACTTGTCACCCAGCGTGCCGCCAATCAGAAACAGCCCCTGCTGACTAAGCACACGCAGGCCGATGATGAAACCGATATACCAACCGCTGAAACCGAGATTTTGCAAATGCTCCGCCAGATAAGGCAGCAGCATGTAAAACCCGAGGTTGAAACTGAAACTGTTAAACACCAGCACCCGGCCAGCGGCAGAGAGCAATCGCCAGTCCTTGACGAAATGATGCAGCTTCATTTACGCGACCTTTTTCGAACGCAGCGTACGCACAAAAGGCACACCGTGTTCATCGGTGATGACTTGCGCCTCGACGTTATAAATATCTTGCACCAGCTCAGAGGTGAGTACCTGCTTGGGATGCCCGCAGGCCACCAGTTCACCCTGTTTCAGCACCAGCAGATTATCAGCATACTGCGCCGCCAGGTTGAGATCGTGCAGCACCATCAGTGTGATGTATTGCTGCTCGCGGGTTTGCGTCACCAGATGATCCAGCAGCACGTGCTGGTGATGAAGATCCAGCGCGCTGACCGGTTCGTCGAGCATCAGAATTTGTGGGTCACGCATCAGCGCCTGCGCAAACAGAATCATCTGACACTGACCACCACTGAGCGTGCGCACATCGCGGTTCGCCAGATGAGACAAGCCCATGCTTTCCAGAATTTCCAGCGCGCCGCGCAGCATGGTGTCGTCCACTCGCAGGCTCAGGGCATCCAACTTGCCCAGCAGCACCACTTCAATCACGGTGAGGTTGATGTCGAGGTGAATATCCTGCGGCATGTAGCCAAAACGCGAGCGCCAGTGCGGCAGTGATTTGATGCTCAGTTGATCGTGTTGATGCGAAATCGTGCCACTGTTGAGTTTGATATCGCCAAACAGCGTTTTCAGCAGCGTACTTTTACCCGTGCCATTCGGACCAAGGATCGCCGTCACCTGCCCAGGTTGCAACGTAAAGCTCATGTCACGCGCCAGCGTCAGCGAGCCAATCTGAATATTGAGTGTGTCAGCCTTCAGCATGATTAACCTCGCTTCGCCACGATCAGCCAAAAGAAGAATGGCACGCCGATAATTGCCGTCACAATCCCGATCGGAAACAGCGCGCCCGGCACAATCACTTTTGACAACACAGAAGCCGTTGAAAGCAAAAATGCGCCGATTAGGAATGAAAGTGGCAGGAAGAAGCGTTGATCTTCGCCCACCAGAATTTTAGCGATGTTGGGTGCCACAATGCCGATAAAGCCAATAATGCCGACAAAACTGGTTACGGTTGCCGTCATTACCGCCACGATAAACAGAATTTTAAGGCGCAGGCGCTGCACGTTCACACCGACGCTTTTTGCGCGCTCTTCGCCCAAACGCAGCGCTGTCAGTTTCCACGAATCCCGCATCAGCAGAGCAAAACCGCCCATCACCACCACGGCGGTGATGGTTAAGTTGCTCCACGTCGCTTTCGACAGACTGCCAAACAGCCAGAACAGAATTTGTTGGCTCAGCTCCGGTGAGGCGATGAACTGCACCAGCGACAACAGCGACTGAAACAGAAACAGCAACGCAATCCCCGCCAGAATCAACTGGCCTGACGTAATGTGACGCATGGAGGCCAAAGCAAACAGAAAACAGGCCGACAACATACAACACAAGAATGCGCCCAGCGGCACCGCGTAATAGCTGTCCATGCCCAGCGAACCGATGTAGAGCATCAGCGCCGCACCAAAGCCTGCCGCCGCAGCCATGCCCAGTGTGTACGGACTGGCCATCGGGTTATTGAGCAGCGTCTGCATTTCTGCGCCACCAACCCCAAGCGAGCCACCGACAATGATCGCCATCAGCGCAATTGGCAAACGCAGGTTGGTGACAATCACGCGGGTTGAACCATCAACCTGAAATGGCAGGCCGATAAATTCCAGCAGCGCATTCAGCACGCGCGATGCATCCAGCATCGACGGGCCAGTCATGATATCGAGCACAAAGGAAGCCAATAAAATGGTGCCAAATGCACAAAGCACCACCCAGCGGCGGCGCTCACTCTTTCGTTGTTGTTCAATCGCTTGTAAAAGTATCGCGGATTGCATGTCACATTACCTGATTACACAAAGAGCAAGCGGCACATGAAAGTGCCGCTAAGAATTATTCAGAAAGAGAAACCGCAAAGGTGCCGGTTGGTGTCACCGGTAGGTACTCTTTATAGAAGTTGATGTATTCCGCTTCCGGGTCGAGATCATTGAACAGATCCGGGTAGAGCGCTTTGGCGATGAACTGAATCATCGGGCCATCGAGAATACTGCGGCACGCACCGTGGTAGATACTGATCATGCGGTTGTTTTTCACCGCAGGCAGGCTATCCCATCCCAGGCGCTGTTTGTAACCTTTCAGGCGAGCCAGCGCGGTCGCGCGGTCAACGTCCTGACCAATCACCATCGCATCATCAGCACCGCCAAATTCATAGCCGGTGATCAGCAGTACATCCGGCTGAGCAGCCAGAACCTGCTCTGGGTTGAGGTGACCCCACCACTCGACAAACGGTTTAGAGATGTTTTCACCGCCTGCCATTTCCGACATCGCACCCCACATGTTTTTTACCGAAGGTGTAGCCGTACTCTTTGGTGCCAGGAAAACCAAATTCCGCGTAAATGGTGGGTTTAGGCAGGTTCGCTTTGGCCAGACGATCCGCCACCAGCTGAACCATGTCCTGATATTGTTTCGCGATTTTCTCCGCGCGCGCTTCCTGACCGGTGATCTGGCCGATGATCAGGGTGCTTTGTACGTGACGTTCAACGGTTTGTGCGTTGTAATCCACCACAATCACCGGAATGCCAGCGTCTTCAATGCGATTGACATCGTTGCCAAGGCCTTTGAACTGCCAGTCAGCCAGGACCAGCAAGTCGGGATTGAGACTAATCACCTTCTCTACCGAGAACGTTTGTGTGTCCACTTTGCCAACGTCTGGCAGCGTTTCCAATGACGGACGGTGCGCAACATACATCGCCCAGTTAGCAGGACGCCACTTCTCCCAAATCCCTTTCGACATACCCACCACGTTATCAAACGATTTTTCGGTACCGATCGCCATGTAGTCTTCCCCGTAGAAGCCCAGCACAACGCGTTTTGCCGGAAGATCCAGCGTCACTTGACGATCAAGGACGTCAGTCACCGTCGTCACTTGAGCAAATACCTGCGGTGCAAACGAAATCAGCAACAGGGTCAGCAGCCGTTTTATCATTGTTATTTCCTTATCAACGAAGAGGGTCAGAAAGTAGTCTGGAAGCTATCTTATTTATATTTCCAACAATATCAATAAAAATGAATTCAACAATCATTCTCATTTAACTAATTGTACAAATAACTAGCAATCTGAATCCTCTAGCCCAAATTCCACTGCCCTTTTTCACCTATATGGATGACCAAATTAAGGGCGAATGCAGAATTCTCGGCACTCCTGAATGTAACTTAATTACAATAAAACAGCTATTCACAGTGTTTCACTTCTGTTTTGATGGAAAATTACGCAAATTTGTTGATCCACGTCATAAACAGGAGTAAAGTGTGACCAAAATCTCATTTAGTTATGTCGATTAAGGTGACGTTATGTACGATAAAAAACAATCTTGGTCTATCAACCTTCGCGAGTTATTCGGCATGCTGGCAATGTTTTCAGCCACTTCATTGGTGGTTCTGATGCTGAGCCTGACCTGGGTTAATTTCTAAACCCGGGTGTAACGCGCAAAGAAAAGGCACTGCTCAGCAGTGCCTTTTTCGTTTCGGGTTTATGCCACTGTTTAGTGGATAGACTGAATCTGATCCAGTAGCGGAACCAAATCCGGGTTGTCCGTTTTGAACTTGTCGTACACAGGTTGCACAGCCGCCTGGAACTTAGCGATATCGCTTTCCACAAACGTGACGTTGTGCTGCTTCAGATCCTGCGTTGCTTTCTCAACGTATTTCGCCCAATTGTCTTCCTGCACTTTCACCGTTTCTTTCGCGGCTTTACGCACGCCTTCACGCTGCTCGTCCGTCAGTGAGTCCCATACGCTGGTTGAAATTACCAGTACGTCCGGCACCATAGTATGGTTGTCGCGCGAGAACACATTCTTCACTTCATAGTGGCGTGATGAATAATATGACGGCACGTTGTTCTCTGCCCCATCCACCACGCCTTGTTGCATCGCAGAATATAGTTCGCCGTATGGCAGTGGCACCGGCGTACCACCGAGCGCTTTGATGGTATCGATGGACAGTGCCGAGTTCTGCACGCGAATCTTCAAGCCTTTCAAATCGTCCGGCGTTTTGATGGGTTTGCTGGTGTAGAAGCTGCGTGAACCTGCATCCAGGAACGCAAGGCCGATAAAGCCCGCATCACGTGATGAGGCCAGAATCTCTTCGCCAATCGGGCCATTGAGCACCGCGTCATATTGCGCGCGGTCTTTATACAGGTATGGCAGCGACAATAGTTTGTAGTCAGGCGCAAAGGTGTTCAGCGTCGCCGCACTGGCTTTCGTGAACGCGACTGTACCGTTTTGCACCATCTGCAAGCCTTCAGACTCATCGCCCAACGTACCGTTCGGGTACACTTTCACGCGCAGATTGGCCTCTTTTTTCACCTGATCCGCAAAGTACTCCAGCGATTGGTGAACCGGGTGTTCGGTTGGCAGCGCATGTGACAATTTCAGGGTGGCAGCATACACGTTGCTGCCCAGCAGGGTTGATACCGTGCACGCCAAAAGTAGTTTGTTCATCGTTTTCATTTCACAGTCCTATATTGGTTTTAATAGTTATATCCAGCCAGATGCGGCAACCACAAAGATAGAGAAGGGATCAACGTAACAATCGCTAACGTAATGATCATAATGAAGAACAGTGGAATCAGTTTCGGTACCACTTGTCCTAATTTCGTGTCATACACACTACAGCCGACGAACAGCGCCGTGCCGACCGGAGGCGTACAGATACCGATACACAGGTTGAACACCATGATGATGCCAAAGTGAATCGGGTCGATGCCCATCTGCGTTGCGATAGGCAGGAAGATCGGCGTAAAAATCAGCACCGCCGGTGTCATGTCCATAAAGGTGCCGATGATGAGCAGAATGACGTTCATCAGCAGAATGATCATGATTGGGTTATTCGACGCTTCCAGAATGAAATCGGAAATGAACGTCGGGATATCCGCATTCGCCATTGACCACGACATCGCCGATGACGTCGCCACCATCAGCAGTACGATGGAAGTCGTCACCACGCTGTCGACCAGAATCGGGAAGATGTCGCCAGTTTTCAGCTCTTTATACGCAAAACCAAGTAGCAAGCTGTACACCACCGCAATCGCCGAGGCTTCCGTCGCGGTAAAAATACCCGCCAGAATACCGCCCATGATGATCACCACCAGACCAAGGCTTGGCAGCGCATCCAAAATGACTTTGCTGGCTTTTTCGTTGAACTCGTATTTTTCGCGCGGAATGTTGTACTTCGACCCGAGCAGGAAAATGCCCACCATGATGCCG includes these proteins:
- a CDS encoding ABC transporter substrate-binding protein, whose protein sequence is MIKRLLTLLLISFAPQVFAQVTTVTDVLDRQVTLDLPAKRVVLGFYGEDYMAIGTEKSFDNVVGMSKGIWEKWRPANWAMYVAHRPSLETLPDVGKVDTQTFSVEKVISLNPDLLVLADWQFKGLGNDVNRIEDAGIPVIVVDYNAQTVERHVQSTLIIGQITGQEARAEKIAKQYQDMVQLVADRLAKANLPKPTIYAEFGFPGTKEYGYTFGKKHVGCDVGNGRR
- a CDS encoding TRAP transporter substrate-binding protein, which translates into the protein MNKLLLACTVSTLLGSNVYAATLKLSHALPTEHPVHQSLEYFADQVKKEANLRVKVYPNGTLGDESEGLQMVQNGTVAFTKASAATLNTFAPDYKLLSLPYLYKDRAQYDAVLNGPIGEEILASSRDAGFIGLAFLDAGSRSFYTSKPIKTPDDLKGLKIRVQNSALSIDTIKALGGTPVPLPYGELYSAMQQGVVDGAENNVPSYYSSRHYEVKNVFSRDNHTMVPDVLVISTSVWDSLTDEQREGVRKAAKETVKVQEDNWAKYVEKATQDLKQHNVTFVESDIAKFQAAVQPVYDKFKTDNPDLVPLLDQIQSIH
- a CDS encoding TRAP transporter large permease; this encodes MFYDIFPVIVLFGTLAVLLVLGVPIAFSIGLAAFLTVFVDFPIDKTSILISQKLANGLNNFGLLALPFFIVAGNLMNRGGLASRLINFAMLFGGRLPGALSHVNVIANMMFGALSGSATASAAAVGGIMRPLQDKHKYPADFSTAINVSSCPAGLLIPPSNILILYALVSSTSVQYLFIAGYLPGILMGLGIMVGIFLLGSKYNIPREKYEFNEKASKVILDALPSLGLVVIIMGGILAGIFTATEASAIAVVYSLLLGFAYKELKTGDIFPILVDSVVTTSIVLLMVATSSAMSWSMANADIPTFISDFILEASNNPIMIILLMNVILLIIGTFMDMTPAVLIFTPIFLPIATQMGIDPIHFGIIMVFNLCIGICTPPVGTALFVGCSVYDTKLGQVVPKLIPLFFIMIITLAIVTLIPSLSLWLPHLAGYNY
- a CDS encoding MDR family MFS transporter; the protein is MKLHHFVKDWRLLSAAGRVLVFNSFSFNLGFYMLLPYLAEHLQNLGFSGWYIGFIIGLRVLSQQGLFLIGGTLGDKFGYKPMILCGCAVRIVGFFLLGISDSFAAILVGAFCTGFAGALFTPSSQAYLSSEYPNARERNRVFALQNLASEAGMLLGPLIGLTLFSVSFMWVGLSAAGVFFILLLLQWYYLPKDVHAPAATEKQLFLLDWWAMLKNKPFMRFVFAACVYQILFHQLYLSIPHQARVQTGDPSVITWVFMVSSLMGVLLQLPVSHWVDKQLGIAKGMGIGMALMGSAFLALNLHFTPWPPLPFVLCAILLSSGSMMVYPLIGAYVPRFATPSKLASYYGLYSCIGGFLHLRENWGAGWLLDLPQFPSGWLWADLRRARRVVRYRAVCSGQQAAGIRAGTGVSLRLTQAHRPALNALMLVTIQSLISRMEALSGLPFRITRSTEVSRVCIPSISIATKD
- a CDS encoding ABC transporter ATP-binding protein → MLKADTLNIQIGSLTLARDMSFTLQPGQVTAILGPNGTGKSTLLKTLFGDIKLNSGTISHQHDQLSIKSLPHWRSRFGYMPQDIHLDINLTVIEVVLLGKLDALSLRVDDTMLRGALEILESMGLSHLANRDVRTLSGGQCQMILFAQALMRDPQILMLDEPVSALDLHHQHVLLDHLVTQTREQQYITLMVLHDLNLAAQYADNLLVLKQGELVACGHPKQVLTSELVQDIYNVEAQVITDEHGVPFVRTLRSKKVA
- a CDS encoding FecCD family ABC transporter permease, with amino-acid sequence MQSAILLQAIEQQRKSERRRWVVLCAFGTILLASFVLDIMTGPSMLDASRVLNALLEFIGLPFQVDGSTRVIVTNLRLPIALMAIIVGGSLGVGGAEMQTLLNNPMASPYTLGMAAAAGFGAALMLYIGSLGMDSYYAVPLGAFLCCMLSACFLFALASMRHITSGQLILAGIALLFLFQSLLSLVQFIASPELSQQILFWLFGSLSKATWSNLTITAVVVMGGFALLMRDSWKLTALRLGEERAKSVGVNVQRLRLKILFIVAVMTATVTSFVGIIGFIGIVAPNIAKILVGEDQRFFLPLSFLIGAFLLSTASVLSKVIVPGALFPIGIVTAIIGVPFFFWLIVAKRG
- a CDS encoding LysR family transcriptional regulator, whose protein sequence is MDERALKYFEVVAKTKSIRAASEVLHVSPSAISRKVSQLEAQLNVRLMDRIGRGVNLTQSGLRLAEYIQDINQRKNDLVSDLSEIEHLQTGTLRLSVGGGFIPDLINHAIAQFSHRHPGVKLILQVGGGDDVIEGIKSEEADIGILLNAPQDTKVDVLFSCPFQELSLLVPPQSPWANIQLCSPTQLAEIPLALLNESFSIRRAINLYEARQEIRLKEILLCNSFEALKSLRAKPGLAERYCRKSA